From the genome of Phytohabitans rumicis, one region includes:
- the rpsT gene encoding 30S ribosomal protein S20, producing MANIKSQIKRNRQNEKRRLRNKSVKSSLKTAIRKFNEASEAGDAAVATTLMRDASRKLDQAVSKGVIHKNQAANRKSAIAKRLQSLAA from the coding sequence CAGATCAAGCGCAACCGGCAGAACGAGAAGCGCCGGCTGCGTAACAAATCGGTCAAGTCGTCGCTGAAGACCGCCATCCGCAAGTTCAACGAGGCAAGCGAGGCGGGCGACGCCGCGGTCGCGACCACGCTCATGCGTGACGCCTCCCGCAAGCTGGACCAGGCCGTCAGCAAGGGCGTGATCCACAAGAACCAGGCCGCCAACCGCAAGTCGGCGATCGCCAAGCGGCTCCAGTCGCTGGCCGCCTGA